The genome window CGGCCGCATCCATCCTGTGGCTTTGAGAGATCATTCTGTTTTTATCGGCTCCGCCGTTGTATAAATTTTCCGTTAGCGTCGCGTTTGCCGTAAGCCTTTTGCCGCTACCTTTTTGTACGGTTATGCCGTTATCTATTTTTTCTTTTCTGTAGCCGTAAGTTCCGCCGATATCAAATGTCGGATAGTAGGCGTTATTGGCGATATTTAGGTCTTTTCCGACTTGCATATAGGCATATTCGGTCTCTTTTAGACCCGGGTTTTCAAGAAGTAAATTTTTAACCGCCGTGTTTAGGCTCACTTGACCGCTCTCTTGCGCGCCGTTTTCAAGGTAGGCAGCTCCCATCGGTTCCGGCGCTTCTTTAAACGTCAAATCTTGTTTTTTTCTTAGGCCAGGCTTTGGAGCTTTAGCGGCATCTTTGCTTTCGCCAAAATTTTGCGTTTCATCGCCTGAAGAAACAGAGTCTTTAGCAACTGCGCTATAAGCGTCTACGTATCCTGCTGCCTTGATTTTAGCCGTTAAATTTTTAATGCTGTCTTTATCTAAAGACTTGGTTTTAACGGCTACGGCACGGTATTTACCGAAAGTTCCGCTTACTACTTTTTCCACTCCGTCAAAGTCACCTACCTTGCGCTCTACGCTAGCTCTGGCACTCTCTATCGCTTCTTCTTTTACGTCGTCGCCGAAGCTGCTCACAAATACGTTATATTCGTCATTTGCGAACAACAAACCGCAAACTAAAAAGCTAATCGCTGCTGCTTTTCTCATAGAAATCCTTTGTAATTTATTTTAAATTAACGCTGATACATTAACCCGCGATTATATATTATAAAAAATAAAAAAGTTATAAATTTACAAAAGCGCTTTTGCGATTAACTCTATCGGGTTTTCGCATTTCACGTCTGAGCCGCCGATATGTAGCGCATTTGAAATTTGCATTTTACAGGCGCTACACTCTGCGCTTACGATTTTTGCGCCCGAGTTTTTTATCATCTCGGATTTTCTTTGTCCGGCTGCGCGGCTTAGATGATATTTTTCAGACTGCATCGTCACTCCGCCAAAACCGCAACACTCGTTTGGATCGCTCATTTCTGTTATTTCGTAGTTTTGAGCGAGCAGTTTGCGAGGCTCTTTAAAGACGCCTTGCATTTTTCTAGCGTGACAAGGGTCGTGATAGGTCACGGAGGCTAAATTTTTGCCTTTTTTAGCCAAAATTTCAGCCAAATTAGTAAATTTCTCAAAGTACTCCGTCGCTAAAAATATCTTCTTGCTCACCGCCTTTGCACGCTCTCGCCACTGCTCGTCATCGTGAAAGAAGTGCTCGTAGTCGATCTTTATCATCGCCGAACAGGTCGCCTCAGGCACGATGATAGCGTCTATCTCGCCCAGCATTTTTTCAAAATACTCGATATTTCGCTTTGCCAAGACCTCAACCGTCGCAAAATCTCCCGTAAAATACGCCGGTGCGCCGCAACAGGCCTGTTTTTTCATCAAATTTAAATTTAACCCAAGCTCACGCGCGATCTTAACCAGAGCCTCGCCGATGCCTGTATACGCGTAGTTTCCCATACAGCCGATAAAAACGCCGATGGTTTTATCGCCGCCGTTATCGATAAACTCGGCGTGCGAGTTTAAAAAGCTCTTTTTGCTAGCAGTGGGCAAAAGCCGCTCTTTTTTCACCATCGGCAGGCTAAATCTCGGACTCATCGCGCCTTCGCGGATCTTAAACGCACAGCTTTGAAACACATATCCCAGCCTCGCACAAAAGTCCATCACCGCGCGGTGGCGAAGCAACCAAAAAAACGCTTTTTTGTACCACGCGATACCAAATTTATCCGCGATATCGCGGCGGACGTTTTCTATCGCCGTATCCACGCGCAAGGAGTTTGGGCATACCTCGACGCAGTTGGTACATAAAAAACAGCTCTCAAAGATATTTTTCGCGCTTTTATCTAGCTTTAGCTCGCCGCGCTCGTAAGCTCCCACGAGATCCAAAAAGCCGCGCGGAGAGGTCGTTTCGTCGGAGTTTATCTTGTGGATCGTGCAGACTTGGATACATTTGCCACATTTTACGCATTTATCTGAAATTTCGCTAAATTTAAACATATCCGCCCATCAAACCGTTTTTGAAAATCGGCGTAAATTTTCCGGTATTTTTTTCAAATACGCGTCAAAGCACATCGCGATATTTCGGATGATTAGCGTGCCGGTCTCGTTTACGCTGATTTTTTCGGGCGTTACGGTTACGAATTCGCTCAAATTTTCAAGCTCGACCAAATCATCCTTAAAATACTCGAAAAATTTGATGTCAAATTTGGCCTCGACCGCCTTGATATCGAGCGCAAAGTTGCTCATCAGGCTCATTATCACGGCTTTTCTGATTAGATCGTCATCGTTTAGATATATGCCCTTGCAGTACGGCAAAACGCCGCTATCTAGGGCCTTTTCGTATTCGTCCATGTCCTTGAAATTTTGAGCGTAGTATCTTTGCCCCTCGCCGATGCTAGTTAGCCCGATGCCGATGAGATCGGCTCCGCCCTTAGTCGTGTAGCCTTGGAAATTTCGATGAAGCGTGCCGTTAGCAAGCGCGCCGAAAAGCTCGTCGCCAGGCTTTGCAAAGTGATCCATTCCGATCATTTTGTAGTCGTTTTTGATAAAAAACTCGGCCGTGTATTTTAAAATTTCAAGCTTGATTTTAGGGCTAGGCAGAGTCGCTTCGTCAAATTTGCGCATAGATTTTTTTATCCACGGCACGTGCGCGTAGTTAAACACCGCCAGGCGGTCGGGAGATAGCGTCAGAGCCTTATCCAGCGTCGCTTTAAAGCTCTCTAGCGTCTGATACGGCAGGCCGTAGATCAAGTCCATATTTATCGAGTTTATGCCCTTAGCGCGCGCTATATCTACGGCGTTTTTGGTGATCTCGTAGGGCTGGATGCGGTGGATCTCTTTTTGCACGCGCTCGTCAAAGTCCTGCACGCCGTAGCTGATACGGTTAAAGCCGTGAGAAACCAGCACGTCAAGCTGCTCACGAGTTAAAAATCTCGGATCGATTTCGCAGCTGTTTTCAGCCTCGGGCGAGAAGTTTTTAAATTTACCTTTTATCATTTTTATGATTTCATCTAGCT of Campylobacter showae contains these proteins:
- a CDS encoding (Fe-S)-binding protein, with translation MFKFSEISDKCVKCGKCIQVCTIHKINSDETTSPRGFLDLVGAYERGELKLDKSAKNIFESCFLCTNCVEVCPNSLRVDTAIENVRRDIADKFGIAWYKKAFFWLLRHRAVMDFCARLGYVFQSCAFKIREGAMSPRFSLPMVKKERLLPTASKKSFLNSHAEFIDNGGDKTIGVFIGCMGNYAYTGIGEALVKIARELGLNLNLMKKQACCGAPAYFTGDFATVEVLAKRNIEYFEKMLGEIDAIIVPEATCSAMIKIDYEHFFHDDEQWRERAKAVSKKIFLATEYFEKFTNLAEILAKKGKNLASVTYHDPCHARKMQGVFKEPRKLLAQNYEITEMSDPNECCGFGGVTMQSEKYHLSRAAGQRKSEMIKNSGAKIVSAECSACKMQISNALHIGGSDVKCENPIELIAKALL
- the hemN gene encoding oxygen-independent coproporphyrinogen III oxidase — translated: MIDFDAYVKYSRPGPRYTSYPTAPEFSDKFSYEDYLRELKNRDASRPLSLYLHLPFCRSACYFCGCNVIYTSKEDRKTRYMEYLQKELDLLAANLDTSAPVLQMHFGGGTPTFYGADQLDEIIKMIKGKFKNFSPEAENSCEIDPRFLTREQLDVLVSHGFNRISYGVQDFDERVQKEIHRIQPYEITKNAVDIARAKGINSINMDLIYGLPYQTLESFKATLDKALTLSPDRLAVFNYAHVPWIKKSMRKFDEATLPSPKIKLEILKYTAEFFIKNDYKMIGMDHFAKPGDELFGALANGTLHRNFQGYTTKGGADLIGIGLTSIGEGQRYYAQNFKDMDEYEKALDSGVLPYCKGIYLNDDDLIRKAVIMSLMSNFALDIKAVEAKFDIKFFEYFKDDLVELENLSEFVTVTPEKISVNETGTLIIRNIAMCFDAYLKKIPENLRRFSKTV